The Acidobacteriota bacterium genome includes a region encoding these proteins:
- a CDS encoding radical SAM protein, which produces MSHRVREHHQQLLKSETGTLRKPLGLGLNVALAYANTYYIAMSNLGFQAVYKLFNLYETVTCERAFLPDRDILEDMERARLPLVTLESQTPVNEFDVLAFSISFETDYLNVPTMLRLAGIPVLREERTESDPLIVVGGAATFLNPEPIADFVDVVCVGEGEGLVPQLVEFIEQSSSRAELLERLSYEPGFYVPSFYDVEYNDDGTIADIVPKGRAPRRVLRVRAAMRKQESKIKDAPEYVNFVPESLILTPHTEMSNRFMMEISRGCSMGCRFCWAGFSYLPPRVFAAENLLDRASRARPHTDEIGLVATAVCDHPEITTLLGGLREMEYRISVSSLRLDQITDELLDALVESCDQTIAVAPETGSYRLRRAINKNLTDEEILDICQRIFNRGILNLKLYMMVGLPTEEQEDIEAIVDLTRRVRQLMVDEGRRFGRVGRVVVSLNGFVPKPHTPLQWEPMIPEKQLDKKIQYLTRELPKIKNVEVRAMSSRIAYQQTMLSLGDRRLSQFLIENDRLRNFKQALRMTDLDIDFYTLRRKGVDEILASDMIDNGLSREFLLKEYNRAVASRTTPPCPAADACTRCAVCDEKDGAISNAVNQLVQLGRMTSTVQSSFASLNTIAAAAKLRV; this is translated from the coding sequence ATGTCTCATCGAGTTCGGGAACATCACCAGCAGCTCCTCAAAAGTGAAACCGGCACCCTGCGCAAGCCGCTTGGCCTGGGGCTGAATGTGGCGCTGGCCTATGCCAATACCTACTACATTGCCATGTCAAACCTTGGGTTTCAGGCGGTTTACAAGCTCTTTAACCTCTATGAAACGGTCACCTGTGAACGTGCCTTTCTGCCAGATCGTGATATTTTGGAGGATATGGAGCGTGCTCGTCTGCCGCTAGTGACGCTTGAATCCCAGACTCCAGTCAACGAATTTGACGTTCTGGCCTTTTCAATCTCCTTTGAAACCGATTACCTCAATGTGCCAACCATGCTTCGGCTGGCTGGAATCCCGGTTTTGCGTGAAGAGCGAACCGAGAGTGACCCGCTCATTGTGGTCGGCGGGGCTGCTACGTTTTTGAATCCAGAGCCGATTGCTGATTTCGTGGACGTGGTCTGTGTCGGCGAAGGCGAGGGCCTGGTCCCGCAACTGGTTGAATTTATTGAGCAATCTTCGTCACGAGCCGAGTTGCTCGAACGATTGAGCTATGAACCAGGGTTTTATGTGCCGTCTTTTTATGATGTCGAGTACAACGACGATGGCACGATTGCAGACATTGTTCCCAAAGGACGGGCGCCGCGGCGGGTCCTCCGGGTTCGAGCGGCGATGCGCAAACAGGAATCAAAAATCAAGGATGCGCCGGAATATGTCAATTTCGTTCCTGAATCGCTCATCCTGACGCCGCACACCGAAATGTCCAACCGGTTTATGATGGAAATTTCGCGTGGTTGCTCAATGGGGTGCCGGTTTTGCTGGGCAGGGTTTAGTTATTTGCCGCCGCGTGTGTTTGCGGCTGAAAATCTGCTCGACCGGGCATCACGTGCCCGTCCGCATACGGACGAAATCGGTCTGGTTGCCACGGCGGTGTGTGACCATCCGGAAATCACCACGTTGCTCGGCGGCTTGCGGGAAATGGAGTACCGAATTTCGGTTTCCAGTCTCCGGCTTGATCAGATTACCGATGAATTACTCGATGCCCTGGTTGAAAGCTGTGACCAGACAATTGCGGTGGCCCCGGAAACCGGGTCTTACCGGTTGCGCCGGGCCATTAACAAGAACCTGACCGATGAGGAAATCCTGGATATCTGCCAGCGCATTTTCAATCGCGGTATCCTGAACCTGAAACTCTATATGATGGTTGGACTTCCGACCGAAGAGCAGGAGGATATCGAAGCGATTGTGGATCTCACCCGGCGTGTCCGACAATTGATGGTGGATGAAGGCCGTCGCTTTGGTCGGGTTGGCCGGGTGGTGGTATCGCTCAATGGGTTTGTGCCAAAGCCGCATACCCCGCTCCAGTGGGAGCCGATGATTCCTGAAAAACAACTGGACAAGAAAATCCAGTACCTGACCCGTGAGTTGCCCAAAATCAAAAATGTGGAAGTCCGCGCCATGTCGTCCCGCATTGCCTATCAGCAGACCATGCTCAGCCTTGGAGATCGGCGACTCTCGCAATTCCTGATTGAAAACGACCGGCTGCGAAACTTTAAACAGGCGCTGCGAATGACGGATCTGGATATTGATTTCTACACGTTGCGTCGCAAGGGAGTGGATGAGATCCTGGCTTCAGATATGATTGACAACGGCCTGAGCCGCGAATTCTTGCTCAAGGAATACAACCGGGCGGTGGCTTCGCGGACCACACCACCCTGTCCGGCGGCTGATGCCTGTACCCGATGTGCTGTTTGCGACGAAAAAGACGGTGCGATCAGTAATGCCGTC